One window of the Trachemys scripta elegans isolate TJP31775 chromosome 13, CAS_Tse_1.0, whole genome shotgun sequence genome contains the following:
- the PPP1R3E gene encoding protein phosphatase 1 regulatory subunit 3E → MDKATSLHASVPTPPPRLYLPRNFSCSACLYGSLAEHCKGDCSPEREGAPSPTPVVREAAAAGEKPQPSRGREPSVPPVPPSPTLRRRAKSLPTPGERSLRPALQQSPSRRKTVRFADSLGLELISVRHFCEADLPQVPLPLPARAADLFKTRKPPALGELEPVLFGPSPLLEPLFPPQPGASPGFTERVRRHKVRLEWVRAEPAGLRGAVRVLNLAYEKAVSVRYTLNRWVSCAEVAAAYLSPGPADGLTDRFSFHLPAAAAGGTLEFAVRYRVAGTEYWDNNEGLNYRLRGRQRAARAATSPNEEPDGGAWIHFI, encoded by the coding sequence ATGGATAAGGCGACCTCGCTGCACGCTTCAGTGCCCACGCCTCCCCCTCGGCTCTACCTGCCTCGGAACTTCAGCTGCAGCGCCTGCCTCTATGGCAGCCTGGCCGAGCACTGCAAGGGGGACTGCAGCCCGGAGCGCGAAGGGGCGCCGTCTCCCACGCCGGTGGTCCGAGAAGCGGCAGCCGCCGGAGAGAAGCCGCAGCCTTCCCGCGGCCGGGAGCCCTCGGTGCCTCctgtgccccccagccccacgctgCGCCGGCGAGCCAAGTCGCTGCCCACGCCCGGCGAGCGCAGCCTGCGGCCGGCCTTGCAGCAGAGCCCGTCCCGCAGGAAGACCGTGCGCTTCGCCGACTCGCTGGGCCTGGAGCTCATCTCCGTGCGCCACTTCTGCGAAGCCGACCTGCCCCAGGTGCCGCTGCCCCTCCCGGCCCGCGCCGCCGACCTCTTCAAGACCAGGAAGCCGCCGGCGCTGGGCGAGCTGGAGCCGGTGCTGTTCGGGCCGTCGCCGCTGTTGGAGCCCCTCTTCCCGCCGCAGCCCGGCGCCAGCCCCGGCTTCACGGAGCGGGTGCGGCGGCACAAGGTGAGGCTGGAGTGGGTGCGGGCCGAGCCCGCCGGCCTGCGCGGCGCCGTGCGCGTCCTCAACCTGGCCTACGAGAAGGCCGTCTCCGTGCGCTACACCCTCAACCGCTGGGTCAGCTGCGCCGAGGTGGCGGCCGCCTACCTGTCGCCGGGCCCCGCCGACGGCCTGACCGACCGCTTCTCCTTCCACCTGCCGGCGGCGGCCGCGGGGGGCACGCTGGAGTTCGCCGTGCGCTACCGGGTGGCCGGCACCGAGTACTGGGACAACAACGAGGGGCTCAACTACCGGCTGCGGGGCCGCCAGCGCGCAGCTCGGGCCGCCACCTCCCCGAACGAGGAGCCCGATGGCGGCGCCTGGATCCACTTCATCTGA